The following nucleotide sequence is from Camelus bactrianus isolate YW-2024 breed Bactrian camel chromosome 19, ASM4877302v1, whole genome shotgun sequence.
CACAGCGCTGTGCGGTGAGCCTGTTCACAGCCCCTTGGATgctttgggaaactgaggcacagagaggttaagtaacttgcctacaGATACACAGCCAGATGAAGTACGATTCAAATTCAGGCCATCTGGCTCTAGCCCTGCCCCCATCATCACTACCCTATATGCTTCTCAAAAGTTCATTTTACTGGTTGAGTGCTGTTTTCTCAATGCtggttttaaaaattcaatgtattttttaaaaaggggcaGGGACTCCCTGTGAGTTATAAATGCAACACTATTGCTACTTTTTCcataatatatgtgtgtggaaaAACCCTCACGTGGTGAGCTGTTCTAATGTTAGATCCGAGAgttcatgtaaagtgcttagcacatgcAGGGTACACAgccagtgctcaataaatgctggctgGCATGACATTTATGTTGAGTTCATATCACCATACCTATTTCTCCTATTGGTACCTGTCTGAACCTTTCTGCCTGTCTTGAGACTTCCAGATCCCCCACGTTGGGGGAAAGGGTCCCAACTCAAAGGCTGGAGGGTCTCATACACAAGGAGGCTGAACCGGGGAACACACATCTCGTGGACTCAGCTCCCACCAACAGCTGCCGTGCAGGACTGGGGGCCTGACTGTATAAATGttaagtttgaatttttaaatgaaaaaaacatgacTCTTAAACGTTGGCAACCGAATCAAAATTTGCGGGAGCACAGTGTGGACAAATCACACCCTTCTGTGGGGCTATATGAGGTCCCTGGCTACCACATGGGACCCATACGTCCATGTTTAAGAAGCTAGAGTTTGGACTCGGTCAGACCTGGGTCTGGGCCAGCTGCTTTGCCTCAGCAttctcatctgtcaagtgggtgTGTGAACAGCTCCCATACCAGGGTGTGGGAAGACTCACTGAGGAGGTAAGCTGCAGGCCGAGCAGCCGCCCAGCTCCTGGCTCCTACTAACTGCGTGCTAATTGAGCACACACTCTGGAAGGCCCTGAAGGAACCACTTTACCAGTATTCTCTCATTTAACAGAAAAAATTGCTCACTATTTGAATGCACACACATACTtaccattaaaaattatattcaggaCCCAGAAAATGTTTCTGGGATATTTTTATACAAAGGAATCAGGAAAGTTGAGCTGAGAAAGGATGGAGGAtagtgaaattaattttgatgGTATCTGGTTTATGTCATATGCTTGGGGCCAGTCATATCATGAATCACATTGTccgttcactcattcattcagcagagtGGCCCAGTGCCTCCTCCATGCTGGACAAtgttgggggggagggtggggcacaGCACTGACCTGAATGGGCCTGCCGTTCAAGTTTGAATGTGGAGATGGACAACACCCATGTAAACACAATGTCAGGAGGGACCAGGATGCTACTCAGACAGtgcagtcagggaaggcctcctggaggaggtggcagtgCAGGTGAGAAGGATGTGGACTTCTAGGATGAGAGTGATCTCACAGACCGTTTAGTTCCTGTCCTCGGAGACCTTCCCTGGCTGCAGCCAGCCTCCCCGCACACAGCTGCGGGCTCttacctgctcctcctcctccctcaggctGGGCAAGGTGCTGATGGAGAGGTTGACGGCGGTGACGGTGACAAAGAGCACTGACAGGCAGGCGAACACTTTCCCGGGCAGCCCCGAGTGCGGCCTCTCCACCATGTCGCGCAGTCTCCGCATGCAGCGGCCCAGGCGGCCCTCGCCCTCCGCCGGGCCCTCGCTGTCGGGGTCCTCGCTGTCCAGcgcgtcctcctcgtcctcccgCTCCACCATCTCCGCGAACTCCTCGATCTTCTGCAGGTAGCGGCGCTTGCAGCAGCCGTCCAGGTGGTCCTCGGCGATGCCCCAGTAGAGCAGCTCCTCCTGGAAGGACAGGGCGCACATCTCCCGCAGCAGCCGCAGCTTGCCTGCGCGCAGGAAGGTCAGGATGGTGCCAAAGGCCCCCGGGTTGCGGTCGAAGAAGAACTCGTTGCAGGTGACGTCGTAGTCATCGCACACGTTGAGGATGTCGTCGAAGTTGGTGCAGGCCTTGAGCTGGCCCAGCCGTGTCAGCGGGAACTCCTCCAGCGTGGTCCAGGGCAGCGAGTACTTGATGCCACCCACGTTGATGATGATCTGCCGCCTGCGGTCCTCGGGCTGGCCGCCCTGGCGGGGCTCGTCCTGCGGCCGCAGCCGCTGGGCCCGGCGGTAGAAGACGCCCTTGAGCGACTGGCTCTGCGGGAAGAAGGCCGGGTGGAAGGAGGCGTCGGAGGCGCAGCTCAGCGCGCTGTAGTCGTAGTCAGAGTTGTCTCCCGGTAAGAGGGTCATTTTGGGCCTTCACATCCCTCTCAGGCCTGGCggggagaagaggggaaagaTCCTCAGTGATTCCCGAGTCTCAGCGGACAGTGCTGACTCTGCAGGCATTTGCTGCGACGGGCTCAATTGTATTCCCCCCAATTCACAGAGggaagccctaacctccaatgGGATGCTAttaagaggtggggcctttggagaTTGGGTTTCCACGAAGTCATGAAGGTGGCGCCCCATGGTGgcattagtgcccttataaggagCAGAAGAGACATGGAGCTCGCTCTCTCTCCACCACGTGagggcacagtgagaaggtggctgtcagcaagccaggaagagagccctcatcAGAACCGACCACATGGCACCCTTATCCCGGACTCCCCGCCTCCAGGGCTGTGAGCAGTAAATGCCTGCTGCGGAAGTGACCCAGCCCaggtgttttgttacagcagctcgaGCTAAGATATTCACTGAAGAGTGAAGACAGCAACACTGTCATTCAGCATCTCCCAAACGTCACGGTTCCTCCACATCACTTACACCACACCCCtcacaccacagaaatacacTGGGTGCTACTAGGGGCCAGGCACTGAGTACTGGGGGTTCACAGCCATGTACAGAAGCAGACGTGGTCCCTGACCCCACAGAGCTGACAACCTAGTGGACCGTCATGCAATATCTGTACTGTTATCTACTTAGCACTTTGTTTGCCTAACgtttttggtatttatttagttttgaaaGCAGTTTAGTGTAGACCAGTAGTTCTCAGCCAGGGGGACATGTGGCAATGTCTGcaggcatttttggttgtcatgactGGTAGATGCTACTGGCATTGAGCAGACAGGGGATGAAGCTGCTGCCAAAAATGCTATGATGCACATGCCAGACTCAGGCCCCGGCGTCCACAGTGCCAAGGCAGAGAAGCTCTGGTGTTGTGGTTATACATGCAGACTTTGGAGCCATGTGGCTTGGTTAAGTTACTCAACCTTAATGTGtttcaatgtcctcatctgtaatacaGGTATAACCACATGACCTACTTCATAGGATTACTGAGAGGACTCACTGAATTATGTACATAAGCAGTGGCTGGGCCATGGGAGATACTCAGTATTTGCTGTCTACTGTTACTAATAGTATTTAACACAAAGGGACACCTTGCATTCCTTCCATACGTGGAAAACTGATATCACTTGCCATAAATAAGAGACAGTGCCCCCAAAAATGCACAGTGATCACAACAGTGCTGTGTTTGCTCATATCTCAGCAAACATCATCCTGAGGCTACAGGAGTGAATTGGGCAGGCACGCtcactcctccaggaagccttccttggctCTTCCAGCTAAATCAAGAGTCATCCCCACCCCTATAAATCTTCACTCTACTTGCCACCCTGTTTCAGAATTGTCTGTGTGCCAGCCAGGCTCCTTCAGGAGACTGCTGGCTCCCTGGGGGAGGAAAGTGCTTTTTTCATCTCTCAGTCCCTGTGCCCAGCAGCAGAAAAGCGCCAAGTGCTCGACAAATGAGTCCATTTCCTGTCGGGGAGGCCAACACGGTGGGGGCACTTCTGAGAAACCGAGGTCAAAATATCAGCTTACACAGACTTCTTCCTTCCCAACCCTCAAAGCTAAGGGTTTGTGCTACTAGGATGAGACGGCTTATTCATTAATAGTTTGTGGGCTGCATTTGGTTCACAAATATTTTGCCCGGCTTGGAGAAGAttctgaaaatggagaaatttcatGAAAAAATTCATTTATCTTGAGAAATCAGACGATCTGGTAATTTGGCTTAAATTCCAGCTGAGAACTGAGTTCCCCTTTTAGGCTGGGCATGCCTGCTGCAACCTGCCACAGTTCCCACCCTGCCTTGGTGTCTTTCCAACACCCCCCTCTATGTATGGTCTCATGTATGTTTCCTTTCTGGCTCCTGGAGGCATTTCAGTTTGAGACCCCCAGACTACAGCAACAGAACTCTCCAGAATTAAGATGATCCACAGAAAAGGACTCTAatactttgctttaaaaaaaactcaccaTCCATCCCCCATGGATGCAGGTGGTACCAGCAAAGTCTACCAATTCCAAATGGAAACCCTGAGTGTCCATCTGTGCTATGGACGTGTCCAGGggacacacacgcacgcacacacacacacacacacccttgcgTGGATGAGAAACAGTGTTTAACAGGAgccacagaggtttccaaattcCAAAGGGGCTCCTTCCTAACAGAAATTCTTTTACAAAAGCAAACACCCCTCCACTCGTTCAGCTTTGGGGAAAGCTACAGTTTCACAGATCAGGTTTTGGAAAACTAGGGTACACCTGTGTTTGAAGAAAGATGATTTGATTTTAAAGCTTTAAGAGTGTTTTTTAACTTCACCTAAAATTGGAACTCATCTCCTCAGGCAAAGCCTGCCAGAATCCCTCGGAGAAGGATCGCTTTTAGGCACTTCATGTTAGTGCTACTGCTTTTGAGCTTTGCTGCTTTATCTTTGCCACCAAAgacaagagataaaaaaaaaaaaaaacaaaaccaaaccaaaaaaaaaaaaaaaaaatccgacaTTCTGTTTGGCAAGAACGATGATGGAGGCAGACACACTCCTCTCATCCTGCAAGCCCCGGGGCGCTCTGGTGAACCCCCTCCACCTGTAATCACCTCTTTCCTTGCAGGATTTTCTCCTTTCAACCCTCCTTGCTTTCCGCTGGAGGGATTAACGACtcctcatttatttctcttgtgACCTGTGTGAGTTAAAGCCTCGGCCTCCTGCTTGGAAAGTTCTCCTGTCTCAGGAGACTGTTTggtaaggagaggagaggaaaagcaTGCTTTGTTCAGGCTGCTTGTACACGGGGGGCCAGAggtccctggggagggaggcccaGAGGCTGGAGTTTACTAAACGAAGGATGGGCACACTTCTCCCGAGCCTCTGGTCTAGGGGTTACCCGGTCTGACAGGTGTGGGGCGAAGGCTCTGCATGCTCATAGGTCAGGCAGGCTCCGGAGTCCTGCTTCCGGAAAATAATGCTACTTTTCACCTAGCCTGACACCCTCACAAAAAGGCTGatctttttaattttccctgtAGTGTTAGGTCCGTCAGTTCTAGAGCGTGGTGGAATTTAGTGATTTTGCCTCTGAGGGTCTGTATGTCTGCTGGGGACAAGGAAGCCATTGGAGAAAGGGGCTGTGATGGTggggatgaggaagaggaggagtccTGAGGGagctgtcattcattcattcaacacttaCCACGTGTCGGATGGGCTAGGTCTGGAGGCACAGTAGAGGACGAGACAGACCCAGTCCCTGTCCTCACGGACGTGACCTTCTACTGGGGGAGATCATTTCACGCTGTAGGCAGTGTTGTGAAGGCAACAGAACGAGGTGACGGATGGGAAATGACTGGGGGTCAGTGTTAGCTGGAGAGGCCCAGGAGGGCTTCTCAGAGGAAGGGAccctggggcagagccagccCTGGGAGGACCTTGGGGAGTGTGTCTCAGGtggagggagtgggaagagctTGCTCCCCAGTCTGGGGATGGGCTTGGATGGTCAAAGACCAAAGGGAAGGCCGAGTGGCCAGGATGAGtgggtgaggggagggtgggagaagaTGAGCGTGGGGAGGTTGGCACGAGCCAGATGGGGCTGGGGTTTATTCTACGTGGGTGAGGCATCCTCAGGAGAAGAGTCAGAGTGGGCTGGGGAGACCCGGCTGGAAGCCCCTCTAGTCATTCTGGAAAGAGACCATCGAGATTTAGACCAGTGGAGGGGTCTGGAGAATTGCGTGGATTCAGGATGGACTTCGGAGGAAGAGCTGATAGGATTTGCTGCAGGACTGGAGTGTGGCGGGCGAGGGGGAAAGGCAAGGATGCTAGGATTCCAGTGGTGCCATTCACCCAGCTGGCGGATAGGTGGCGCCATGATGAGGCTTGAGCTAGAGGCAGTCTTTCCAGGTGGTGGGATGATGGACAGGAGAGGGTGGGGGCAAATCTCAAAAAGAGAGCAGGGATGGGGGCCTCGCacatggatggacagatggattgTGTCAGACCACCACAGCTGACCTGATGATTACGTGTGTTGGAGGGGACACGGTGGTATTAGCTGGTAGCTTTGACCTGGCTGAGCTGgagaaggcaggagggtcagGCTAGCAGAGATGTGGTGAAGCCCAGAGGCCAGTGTCCCCCATGCCCAGTGCCCACTTCCCCGCTGAAgctgccctccaccccaggcccaaGTGGGGGTGCAGGTAGACACTACTGGGGGGTATGGTCAGCAGAGTAATgcctcccccccccaccctaACCCCGACcaaaagatgtccatgtcctgaccctaatccttggaacctgtgaatatgttagatTATGTGACAGGGAGGAATCAAGGTTACAGATGGAAGTAAAGTTGCTACTCAGCTTCTTTGGAGGTGGGGAGATTTTCCTGGATTCTCTGGGGGCCTATGTCACCACAAGGGTCCCTAAAAGATGGCGGAGAGAGGCAGGAGAGTGTCCCAGAGTGATGCAATGCTCTGAGAAAGGCCCGACTGGCcaatgctggctttgaagatggaaggggccTCGAGCCAAGGAAAGCCAGCAGCCTCAAGATGCTGAGACAGGCAAAGAATGGACTCTCCCCGAGACCCTCCAGAAAAGAACACAGCCTGCCCACACCTTTATTTTAGCCCTGTGAGCCCCCTGCTAGACCTCTGTTCTCCAGCAGTGTGAGGTAGTAAGCTTGTGTTGGTTTAATCCACTCCGTCTGTGGTGATCTGCTACAGGGGTGATCTGCTACAGGGGGTGCTGAGAAAAAGCTGGTTGTCCTCCAGCTCGGGGGGCAGCTTACTGATGACCCCACACTGGAGAAGCAGAAGGGCCCCCGGTTCTGAAATCAGGAGACCAGGGTCCAAGGCCAGTCactctgtgactttggacaagtcctGTCCTGTCTCTGAGATgcagtttccttgtctataaaatggggatatgaaTGGCTCTTATCTCCTTGAGTTATGGTGAGGACTAAAGCAGCTGACATGGGTAATGGGCTTGGCCCAATGCCTGCCCCACAGTGGACCCTCCACAGGCCTGCTCTGCTATTATTAGCTATGGTGGGAGGTCTGTCATTCCCCTCTATCAGCCAAGGGTGACTCCTTTCTTGACCTGATCCAGCGGGACTGGAACCCAGCACTGTCTGACCCTTAGAGCCCGATGCTGGAGGGAGTGCTGTCTGGTTTGGCCTCCAGGAAAGCCATCAGGGATACTGAGGGGAACGAAGGATATTGGTGCCTTAAGACCCAGGAACCCCACTCCTATATTCCCCAGACCCGGGTCTGCAGGGGTTGTGATAGACATTGTCCATAATATATTACTGGCACTTAGATCCTTGACTCAGGATCTGCTTCTGGAGACTCAGGTCCAAGCGAGGAACAAGGTACAAGAACGTGCATCCTGTGTTGCTTTGGTGCTAGCAGGTCCCCTAGTGTCCAGCCCGGGGGGACATGAACAGGAGAGCTGCGGCAGATGCAGATGGCGGACTCCTGTAGGTTGCGCAGGAATTAGAAGCAACGGACTAGATGTAGGTTTAGCAACACATTTAGATCTTAGAAGCATGGTGCCGAGTGGAAAACGAAACAGAAGTTTATAGCACTATGCTATTTATgtaaatgaacacacacacacaacatgacATATTTTACAAAGACTCAAGCACGTGTAAGGATCTGTATCAACCACAGGGAGGGTGCCTGGGGGGGGTGCGGGGAAGGGGAATAAGCTCGGGGACCGGAATGCAGGGGACAATGAATAAGACGGCCTGGCACAGGCCAGTGATGAAGAGTGGTAGGTAGGAAGTACAGAGTGTGGTTAGCCCACTCTGGGTTTTAgtccaggttttaaaaaaaagaaaaagaagagcatgGAAACAATCAAGCCACCAGGTTCTGAATCTCCCTGGATTCCATAGAGATACAGATTCCCAGGCTCCTTCCCAGACCATCTCAATCAGAATCCCTATGGGGGGGCCCCAGGAACTGGCATGTTTGAAAACTAGAGCCTGCTGAAGTGTGAgcgagaggggagggagggggccaggaATGCCTGCAGACCATCTTCGGCCTGGGGCTGAAGGAGCTGCTCTGGGCTTTGGTGGGGAGCCCCCGGCCCAACTTCTAAATCTCCTTGGGGTTCTGGGAGGCTCCACGCTAGGGGAACTTCACTGGAGAAGTGGAAACCCTCTGCTTGGAGGGAAAAACCTGCACTGGGCCTGCCTGGATCAAATTCCCCTTCGTGAGCCCACCAACCTGCTGACACTCCCCATgcaatttcttctcctttctcctgggAGAGAGGTGATGTTCAGAAGCTATGACGGAGGCTGAGTACACATTTCCAGAGAGCATTTAAACCAGGAGTTCTGAGGGGCAGGTCCCCCTGCCCCTCAAGGAGGCTGCTCTGTGTCAGCATCTGACTTTGAGGGCAGGGTGCAGGGCCTAGGGGGGCAGGACTCAGGCGTGGGGAGCAGGGCGGGAGAAGGTCTAAGTGAGGCTTGCCTGGccatcactgctgctgctgctaataaCCCTTCAGCCTGATACGACCATCTGCATCCACTAGTCGCCGGCCCtcttctgagcctgtttcctccctCTAAAGCGGGGTAAGTGGCCTGTTCTGAGCATCTGGTGAACGGAGGTTTGTTGCAGGTATGATCACCATCACCCGATTGCTCATCACCGTGGCCACATCCCATCAAGGACATGTA
It contains:
- the KCNG1 gene encoding voltage-gated potassium channel regulatory subunit KCNG1; the protein is MTLLPGDNSDYDYSALSCASDASFHPAFFPQSQSLKGVFYRRAQRLRPQDEPRQGGQPEDRRRQIIINVGGIKYSLPWTTLEEFPLTRLGQLKACTNFDDILNVCDDYDVTCNEFFFDRNPGAFGTILTFLRAGKLRLLREMCALSFQEELLYWGIAEDHLDGCCKRRYLQKIEEFAEMVEREDEEDALDSEDPDSEGPAEGEGRLGRCMRRLRDMVERPHSGLPGKVFACLSVLFVTVTAVNLSISTLPSLREEEEQGQCSQMCHNIFIVESVCVGWFSLEFLLRLIQAPSKFAFLRSPLTLIDMVAILPYYITLLVDGAAAGRRKPGTGNSYLDKVGLVLRVLRALRILYVMRLARHSLGLQTLGLTARRCTREFGLLLLFLCVAIALFAPLLYVIENEMADSPEFTSIPACYWWAVITMTTVGYGDMVPRSTPGQVVALSSILSGILLMAFPVTSIFHTFSRSYLELKQEQERVMFRRTQFLIKTKSQLSSMSHDSDILFGSASSDTRDNN